The proteins below come from a single Malus sylvestris chromosome 3, drMalSylv7.2, whole genome shotgun sequence genomic window:
- the LOC126616626 gene encoding chromatin-remodeling ATPase INO80-like isoform X3, which produces MMSDRELSSVKKRRRSQISDCEDDDSYYGTRITEERYRSMLGEHIQKYKRRFKDSSSSPAPIQMGIPVPKGNKGLKSRKLGNEQQGRLYEMETSSEWLNDSNPQKSVNHHDADLAPECGTDRIMYEPPYLDIGDGITHRIPPIYDKLVSSLHLPSFSDFRVEEVYLRGTLDLGSLAEMMTRDKRLGPKGQAGMGDPHPQYESLQARLKALPTSNSAQKFSLKVFDIGLNSSIPEGAAGNIKRYILSEGGVLQVYYVKVLEKGDTYEIIERSLPKKQKVIKDPSVIEKEEMDKIGKVWANIVRRDMPRHHRIFSSFHQRQLGYAKRVSENCQREVQLKVSRSLKLMRGAAIRTRKLARDMLLFWKRIDKEMAEVRKKEEKEAAEALRREQELREAKRQQQRLNFLIQQTELYSHFMQNKSSSQPSEDLPVGEGEKKDKKAFLSSSDDETNEEEDPEEAELKEAAFKAAQEAVSKQKKITSEFDNEYLKLCEDAEPEAAQDVAGASSIDLHNPSTMPVTSTVQTPELFKGSLKEYQLKGLQWLVNCYEQGLNGILADEMGLGKTIQAMAFLAHLAEEKNIWGPFLVVAPASVLNNWADEISRFCPALKTLPYWGGVNERQVLRKKITSKKLYRRDAGFHILITSYQLLVADGKYFKRVKWQYMVLDEAQAIKSSNSIRWKTLLGFNCRNRLLLTGTPIQNNMAELWALLHFIMPTLFDSHEQFNEWFSKGIENHAEHGGTLNEHQLNRLHSILKPFMLRRVKADVVSELTRKTEVTVHCKLSPRQQAFYQAIKNKISLAELFDSNHGHLSEKKILNLMNIVIQLRKVCNHPELFERNEGITYLYFSEIPNSLLAPPFGELEDVHYSGGQNPITYSIPKLFYQEILRSSETFCSAVRHGVYKESFEKYFNIFSPGNVYQSTLLQEDSSSVGSGTFGFTRMMDLSPAEVAFLGTGSFMEQLMFSIVRWYGQFLDGIVDSLMETMNDDSECSHLESGQVRAVTRMLLMPSRSVTNFLQKKLATGPGDDPFEALVVSHRDRLLSNTRLLHSAYTFIPRTRAPPVTVCCSDRNFAYKMIEELQYPWVKRMFTGFARTSDFSGPRKPETPHHLIQEIDSELPVSHPALQLTYKIFGSCPPMQSFDPAKLLTDSGKLQTLDILLKRLRADNHRVLLFAQMTKMLNILEDYMTYRKYKYLRLDGSSTIMDRRDMVRDFQQRSDIFVFLLSTRAGGLGINLTAADTVIFYESDWNPTLDLQAMDRAHRLGQTKDVTVYRLICKETVEEKILQRASQKKTVQQLVMMGGHVQGDLLAPEDVVSLLLDDAQLEQKLREIPLQVKDRQKKKQTKGIRVDAEGDASLEDLTNPASAPQGTGYEDSPDAEKAKSNNKTRKAATGRQTTRPKNSQSMDELDRYELDDTLPNTDPQATKPKRPKRSNKSVNENLEPAFTATLSAVPEQTQYPPRN; this is translated from the exons ATGATGTCTGACAGAGAACTGAGTTCAGTGAAAAAAAGAAGGCGATCCCAAATTAGTGACTGTGAGGACGATGACAGTTATTACGGGACACGCATTACAGAAGAAAGGTATCGATCAATGCTTGGAGAACACATTCAGAAGTACAAAAGGAGGTTCAAGGATTCCTCGTCAAGTCCTGCACCAATTCAGATGGGGATTCCAGTTCCAAAGGGTAATAAGGGCTTAAAATCTAGGAAACTGGGCAATGAGCAGCAGGGGAGGTTATATGAAATGGAAACCTCGTCAGAGTGGCTCAATGATTCTAATCCTCAAAAATCAGTGAACCACCATGATGCAGATTTGGCACCAGAATGTGGCACCGATAG AATAATGTATGAACCTCCTTATCTGGATATAGGAGATGGTATAACTCACAGGATTCCACCAATTTATGATAAGCTGGTGTCATCTTTGCACTTACCGAGCTTTTCAGATTTTCGGGTGGAGGAAGTTTACTTAAGAGGCACGTTGGACTTGGGATCCTTGGCAGAAATGATGACTAGAGACAAAAGGTTGGGCCCTAAAGGCCAGGCAGGGATGGGCGATCCCCATCCCCAGTATGAATCCCTTCAAGCTAGACTTAAGGCATTGCCCACTTCGAATTCAGCTCAAAAGTTCAGCCTCAAGGTCTTTGATATTGGGTTAAACTCTTCCATCCCAGAGGGTGCAGCTGGAAATATAAAGAGATATATTTTGTCTGAAGGTGGTGTTTTACAGGTCTACTATGTGAAAGTTTTGGAGAAAGGAGACACATATGAG ATCATTGAACGAAGTCTACCAAAGAAGCAAAAGGTTATTAAAGACCCTTCTGTGATTGAGAAGGAGGAAATGGACAAGATTGGGAAAGTTTGGGCAAACATAGTAAGAAGAGACATGCCAAGGCATCATAGGATTTTTTCGAGTTTTCACCAGAGGCAACTAGGTTATGCTAAGAGGGTATCAGAGAACTGTCAAAGAGAG GTGCAATTGAAGGTCAGTAGATCTCTTAAATTGATGAGGGGTGCCGCAATTCGTACAAGGAAACTAGCCAGAGATATGCTACTATTTTGGAAGAGAATAGATAAAGAGATG GCGgaagtgaggaagaaagaggagaaAGAAGCAGCTGAAGCTTTGAGGCGCGAACAGGAGCTTCGAGAAGCAAAGAGACAACAGCAAAGGCTCAATTTTCTTATACAGCAAACGGAACTTTACAGTCACTTTATGCAGAACAAGTCAAGTTCACAGCCATCGGAAGATCTGCCTGTAGGTGAGGGggaaaaaaaggacaaaaaagcATTTTTGAGCTCCTCAGATGATGAAACTAATGAGGAAGAAGACCCTGAGGAGGCTGAACTGAAGGAGGCCGCTTTTAAAGCAGCTCAAGAGGCAGTTTCAAAGCAGAAAAAGATAACCAGTGAATTTGATAATGAGTATTTGAAGCTATGTGAAGATGCTGAACCTGAGGCAGCACAGGATGTTGCTGGAGCTAGTAGCATAGATCTACATAACCC TTCCACAATGCCTGTAACATCAACTGTTCAGACACCGGAGTTGTTCAAAGGATCCCTTAAAGAATATCAGCTTAAAGGTCTCCAGTGGCTGGTTAATTGTTATGAGCAG GGTTTAAATGGCATCCTTGCTGATGAAATGGGCCTTGGAAAGACCATTCAGGCCATGGCATTTTTGGCTCATTTGGCTGAG GAGAAAAATATTTGGGGGCCTTTTCTGGTTGTTGCTCCTGCCTCTGTCTTGAACAACTGGGCAGATGAAATTAGTCGTTTCTGCCCTGCCTTAAAAACTCTTCCATATTGGGGAGGAGTCAACGAGCGTCAGGTACTTAGGAAAAAGATCACCTCTAAAAAACTTTACCGCAG GGATGCTGGATTTCATATTCTCATTACCAGCTACCAGCTGCTAGTGGCTGATGGAAAGTATTTTAAACGTGTGAAATGGCAGTATATGGTATTAGATGAAGCCCAAGCAATCAAAAGTTCCAACAG CATAAGATGGAAGACACTTCTAGGCTTTAATTGTCGAAATCGCTTGCTGCTTACCGGTACACCTATACAAAATAATATGGCAGAGTTGTGGGCTCTACTACATTTCATTATGCCAACCTTATTTGACAGCCATGAACAATTCAATGAGTGGTTTTCAAAAGG AATTGAAAACCATGCTGAACATGGGGGTACTTTGAACGAGCACCAGCTTAACAGATTG CATTCCATATTAAAGCCATTCATGCTACGCCGAGTTAAAGCAGATGTGGTTTCTGAGCTGACCAGGAAAACTGAGGTTACTGTGCACTGCAAGTTGAGCCCTCGGCAACAAGCTTTTTATCAAGCCATCAAGAACAAAATATCTCTTGCTGAGTTGTTTGACAGCAATCACGGTCATCTTAGTgagaagaaaattttgaatttgatgaaTATTGTCATTCAGCTGAGAAAG GTCTGCAACCATCCAGAGTTATTTGAGAGGAACGAAGGAATTACATATCTATACTTTAGTGAGATACCAAATTCTCTTCTAGCTCCTCCATTTGGGGAGTTGGAGGATGTGCACTACTCAGGAGGTCAAAATCCTATAACATACTCG ATCCCTAAACTTTTCTATCAAGAAATTCTTCGGAGCTCTGAAACTTTTTGCTCAGCAGTTCGACATGGTGTCTACAAAGAATCATTTGAGAAATATTTTAACATATTTTCACCGGGAAATGTTTATCAATCAACACTCTTGCAAGAGGATAGCTCATCTGTTGGAAGTGGAACTTTTGGCTTTACTCGTATGATGGATCTGTCCCCTGCTGAGGTGGCATTTCTAGGAACTGGTTCTTTTATGGAGCAACTGATGTTTTCCATTGTGAGATGGTACGGACAATTTTTGGATGGAATTGTGGACTCACTAATGGAAACCATGAATGATGATTCTGAATGCAGTCATCTTGAAAGTGGACAAGTGAGAGCTGTTACACGAATGTTGCTGATGCCTTCTAGATCTGTAACTAACTTTCTTCAAAAGAAATTGGCTACAGGACCTGGTGATGATCCATTCGAGGCTTTGGTTGTCTCTCATAGGGATAGGCTACTCTCTAACACTAGGCTTCTTCATTCAGCATACACATTCATCCCGCGAACTAGAGCTCCCCCA GTCACTGTCTGTTGCTCAGACAGAAACTTTGCTTACAAAATGATTGAAGAACTGCAATACCCATGGGTGAAGAGGATGTTTACTGGGTTTGCACGCACATCCGACTTTAGTGGACCCAGAAAACCTGAGACTCCACATCATTTAATACAAGAGATTGATTCTGAACTGCCTGTTTCACATCCTGCTCTTCAGTTAACATACAAGATTTTTGGGTCTTGTCCTCCCATGCAAAGCTTTGACCCAGCAAAATTGCTCACT GATTCTGGGAAACTTCAGACGCTTGATATATTGTTGAAACGCTTGAGGGCAGACAACCACCGTGTTCTCTTGTTTGCTCAAATGACGAAGATGCTGAATATTCTTGAG GACTACATGACCTACAGGAAATATAAATACTTACGACTTGATGGATCCTCCACCATTATGGATCGGCGCGACATGGTTAGGGACTTCCAGCAACG AAGTGATATTTTTGTGTTCTTGCTGAGTACAAGAGCTGGTGGACTTGGCATTAACTTGACAGCTGCCGATACTGTCATATTTTATGAAAGTGATTGGAATCCAACCCTGGATCTACAGGCAATGGATAGAGCTCATCGGTTGGGTCAGACAAAAGAt GTTACCGTCTACCGACTAATTTGTAAAGAAACAGTTGAAGAGAAGATTCTGCAGCGAGCAAGTCAGAAAAAGACTGTCCAGCAGCTTGTAATGATGGGTGGTCATGTTCAGGGTGATCTTTTGGCTCCTGAGGATGTTGTATCTTTACTTCTGGATGATGCTCAGTTGGAGCAGAAATTAAGAGAAATTCCGTTGCAG gttaaggatagacaaaaaaagaaacaaacaaaggGTATCCGGGTGGATGCAGAAGGGGATGCCTCTTTAGAAGATTTAACAAACCCTGCATCCGCACCTCAGGGCACCGGTTATGAGGACTCTCCAGATGCGGAAAAAGCAAAATCTAATAATAAAACG AGGAAAGCTGCAACTGGCAGGCAAACTACAAGGCCGAAGAATTCACAAAGCATGGACGAACTTGATAGATATGAGTTGGATGATACCTTACCAAATACCGATCCACAAGCTACGAAACCCAAGAGGCCAAAGAGGTCCAACAAGAGTGTGAACGAAAATCTTGAGCCGGCATTTACTGCCACACTTTCTGCGGTTCCAGAACAGACCCAGTATCCACCAAGGAATTAG